A window from Vulcanimicrobium alpinum encodes these proteins:
- a CDS encoding 2-phosphosulfolactate phosphatase encodes MTRAIDVLLAPPFSADALREKHVAVVDVLRATSTIATALANGAAGVIPVSEPEDAVTIGNRLGRDRVLLCGERNSVRIPGFDADNSPASFPPSLVDGKTLVMTTTNGTRALRAVSGAASVRTAALVNRTAVADALAAESGDIAIVCAGEPRGFALEDAIGAGALVDLLLTLIGDIELRDGARASALLFRSVAARLADAVASADHAQALANQGFAGDITRCAALDTIAIAPTLRDGMLVAG; translated from the coding sequence CCGTTTTCGGCGGACGCGCTGCGGGAGAAGCACGTCGCGGTGGTCGACGTCCTGCGCGCGACCTCCACGATCGCGACGGCGCTGGCGAACGGCGCCGCCGGCGTGATCCCCGTCTCCGAACCTGAAGACGCGGTGACGATCGGCAACCGCCTCGGCCGCGATCGCGTGCTGCTGTGCGGCGAGCGCAACTCGGTGCGCATCCCCGGCTTCGACGCGGACAACTCGCCGGCGTCGTTTCCGCCGTCGCTCGTCGATGGGAAGACGCTGGTGATGACGACGACCAACGGGACGCGCGCGCTGCGCGCGGTGAGCGGCGCGGCGTCGGTGCGCACCGCGGCGCTGGTGAACCGTACCGCCGTCGCCGACGCGCTCGCCGCCGAGAGCGGCGACATCGCGATCGTCTGCGCCGGCGAGCCGCGCGGGTTCGCGCTCGAAGACGCGATCGGCGCCGGCGCGCTCGTCGATCTGCTGCTGACGCTGATCGGCGACATCGAACTGCGTGACGGTGCGCGCGCGTCGGCGCTGCTCTTTCGTTCGGTCGCCGCGCGGCTTGCCGACGCGGTTGCCAGCGCCGATCACGCGCAGGCCCTTGCGAATCAGGGCTTCGCGGGCGACATCACGCGCTGCGCCGCGCTCGACACGATCGCGATCGCGCCGACGCTGCGCGACGGCATGCTGGTGGCGGGCTAG
- a CDS encoding copper amine oxidase N-terminal domain-containing protein has protein sequence MTALVASLSLALSTPATISVDGQRLASDVPPVTTPGGTYLPLRTVADAAGAQTSFDEHSGAITVRRGTDVLRMRAGTTKATLNGRSVELAHAPFTVRGRAMVSGATIAATFGSTVRFDAKHQRVVVRTPGVVVAGAADDEP, from the coding sequence GTGACCGCTCTGGTCGCGTCGCTGTCGCTTGCGCTGTCGACCCCGGCGACGATCAGCGTCGACGGGCAGCGGCTGGCCTCAGATGTTCCGCCGGTGACGACGCCCGGCGGGACGTATCTCCCCTTGCGCACCGTGGCCGATGCCGCCGGGGCGCAGACGTCGTTCGACGAGCACAGCGGTGCGATCACCGTCCGCCGCGGGACCGACGTGCTGCGGATGCGCGCCGGCACGACGAAGGCGACGCTGAACGGCCGCTCCGTCGAGTTGGCGCACGCGCCGTTCACGGTGCGCGGCCGCGCGATGGTCTCGGGCGCGACGATCGCCGCGACGTTCGGTTCGACGGTGCGTTTCGATGCGAAGCATCAGCGCGTCGTCGTGCGTACGCCGGGCGTGGTCGTCGCCGGCGCGGCTGACGACGAACCGTAA